In Serratia sp. FDAARGOS_506, a genomic segment contains:
- a CDS encoding LysR family transcriptional regulator, which yields MMNWDDARFFLAVARCGTLRKAASQLHVDQATVGRRLSTFEDALGSKLFIRTPKSFALSPLGEEMLADVMKMENAVQAINRKAACGDESLNGNVRIATTDTLAEAFVMPALQDLRERYPAITVTLLTALNIADIAYHGADLAIRGVRPDDDELIIKRLATIEMGLYASQHYLARRGMPLKGEQLRGHDLLMFPRELVPRHWNNFCGEALHEPNVVLQCNSQLLLRSATRSGLGIGLLSAFLADKDPELVRLLPENKDWVDIWLVLHPDLQRAARMRAVVQALETSFSAQYG from the coding sequence ATGATGAATTGGGACGACGCGCGCTTCTTTTTGGCCGTCGCACGCTGTGGCACGCTACGCAAAGCCGCCAGCCAGCTGCATGTCGATCAGGCGACCGTCGGTCGACGGCTTTCCACTTTCGAAGACGCGCTCGGTTCCAAGCTGTTTATCCGTACGCCAAAATCCTTCGCCCTCAGCCCGTTGGGGGAAGAAATGCTGGCGGACGTGATGAAGATGGAAAATGCGGTGCAGGCGATCAACCGCAAAGCCGCCTGCGGTGACGAAAGCCTGAACGGCAACGTGCGTATTGCCACCACCGATACCCTGGCCGAAGCCTTCGTGATGCCGGCATTGCAAGATCTGCGGGAACGCTACCCGGCCATCACCGTCACGCTGTTGACGGCGCTAAACATCGCCGATATCGCCTACCACGGCGCAGATCTGGCGATACGCGGCGTCCGCCCCGATGACGATGAGCTGATCATCAAACGCTTAGCCACCATCGAAATGGGTTTGTACGCCTCTCAGCACTATCTGGCGCGGCGCGGCATGCCGCTCAAGGGCGAGCAACTGCGCGGCCACGATCTGCTGATGTTCCCGCGCGAGCTGGTGCCGCGCCACTGGAACAATTTCTGCGGCGAGGCCCTGCACGAGCCCAACGTCGTACTGCAATGCAATTCACAGCTGCTGCTGCGCTCCGCCACCCGCAGCGGGCTGGGCATCGGCCTGCTCTCCGCGTTTTTGGCGGACAAAGACCCGGAGCTGGTGCGCCTGCTCCCGGAGAACAAAGACTGGGTGGATATCTGGCTGGTGCTGCATCCCGATTTGCAACGCGCCGCCCGCATGCGCGCGGTGGTGCAGGCGCTGGAAACCTCGTTTAGCGCCCAATACGGCTGA
- a CDS encoding helix-turn-helix domain-containing protein produces MAKLQYIHDDSGQPLYVVLPLDEYKRLVRQQEDYEPLPYHADKHDDETVPHEVVSIMLDQDVSLIAAWRIFRGLSQYDVAEKLGTTQSAVSQWEAPHSKPQKKTREKLAVLYRCQPAQMTL; encoded by the coding sequence ATGGCGAAGTTACAGTATATCCATGATGACTCCGGCCAGCCGCTCTATGTGGTATTGCCGCTCGATGAGTATAAAAGGCTTGTGAGACAGCAAGAGGACTACGAGCCTCTTCCCTACCATGCCGATAAGCATGATGATGAAACCGTCCCCCATGAAGTCGTTTCCATCATGCTGGATCAAGACGTCAGCTTGATTGCCGCTTGGCGAATTTTCCGTGGCCTCTCGCAATACGATGTAGCGGAAAAATTGGGCACGACACAATCCGCCGTTTCTCAATGGGAAGCCCCTCACTCGAAACCACAAAAGAAAACCCGGGAAAAGCTGGCTGTCCTCTATCGCTGCCAACCGGCACAAATGACGTTGTAA